From the Juglans microcarpa x Juglans regia isolate MS1-56 chromosome 7D, Jm3101_v1.0, whole genome shotgun sequence genome, the window TGGCCAACTCCAATAGGAGAACTAATACtattgagatgctgaaaataGACGAAGTGGAATGTATGGAGTCTCTTGTGATTAGGGAGCATGTTGTAGGATTTTTTTGAACAGGTGGGATGGCGGCCAAAACTCGATGGACTAGCCTTTGAGTCCATTGATCCACATTAGGTTTTGTGgctggagaggccttttgaggaATTAGAGGTCCACACCGTGATAAGGAGAATGGTTAAAGATAAAGCATCGGGCCCTGCGGCTTTTCCATgggattttttcaaacttgttgggatgtggtgagGGTGGATTTGATGAAAGTGTTCAAAGAATTCTTTTTAGTCGGGAAATTTAAGAAAAGCCTCAATGCCACATTTATAGCACTCATTCCTAAGAAGATTGGGGCTTCAGAGGTGAATGATTTCCGACCCATCAACCTTATGAATGGgatatataagattatttctaaggTGCTTGTCAATCATCCAGGAGAGATTTTGGGGAGGATCATTTTAAAACCCCAAAATACTTTTGTTAAATATAGGCAAATGTTGGATTCAGTTctcattgctaatgaatgcctAGGCAGTAGGCTAAAATTTGGCCAGCTGAGAATCCTATGCAAGGTAAATATGGAGAAAGCGTATGATCATATTAACCGGGAGTTCTTACTATATGTACTTGGGAGGTGCGATTTTAGAGAGAAATGGTGCTCGTTGATTAGATGGTGTATTTCAATGGTGAGGTTTTCAATATTGGTAAATGGCAGCCCAAATGGTTTCTGTAATAGCTCTCGGggcctaagacaaggagatcctttaTCCCCACTCCTTTTTGTTCCTGTCATGGAGGCACTTAGCAAAATGATTCTTGCCTTGGTGAATAGTGGCTTAATTGAGGGATTCTTGGTGGGTGTTTGTAATAGGGGCACTACTAACCtatctcatttattgtttgcggatgatacttattttttgtgaggcaGAACAAAACCAAGTTCGAACATTGAGGacattattactttgttttgaagcggcATCTGGCTTGAAAGTGAACTTTGATAAATTAGAATTGGTGCCAGTGGGAAATGTTTGTAACATCAGGCAGTTGGCTAGTATCCTTGGATGTAAGGCTTCCTCTCTTCCCCATGAACTACCTTGGCCTTCCTATGGAGGCAGTTGCAAGATCTATATATCGATTTGGGATACAATGGTGGAGAAGATTGAACGCAGATTGACAGGTTGGAGGAGATTATCTCTCTCGAAAGGCGGTAGGATCacccttataaaaaatactctttctAATTTACCAACGTATTTATTATCTGTATTCCCAATTCCAGCAAGTGTGGCGAACCGTATTGAGAAGCTGTATTGTAACTCGCTTTGGAGTGTAATAGGAGAAGAATTCACGTATCATCTAGTCAAGTGGGATAAGGTATGTTCTTCAGTCTCTTCGGGTGGGTTGGACATTAGaatatgagaattttcaatCGAGTTTTGCTtgggaagtggttgtggagatatattACGGAACTGGAAGCCCTATGGAAGTCAGTGATTGATTACAAATATggaggcattttttttttttttttgggggggggggggtgcacTTGGGAGGTTCACGGGGTTTAtggagtgggagtttggaaacacattCGAAGAGGGTGGGGGATCTTTAATTGGCATACAAGAATGGTGTTGGGCAATggatctagaataaaattctggaCTGACCTATGGTGTGGAGACCAAGCCTTAAAGGATTCATTTCCATCAGTCTTTAGGATTGCAGGTGAGAAAGATGATTTAGTGGCTAATTGCATGGAGTTATCTGGGGATCTAATCCAGTGGAACGTGAATTTTACTAGAGCtgctcaagattgggaagttggcagCATTGTGGAGTTCTTTGGTCTTCTATACACCATGATGCCGAGAACCCAAGGAGCAGACAAGATTGGTGGATTTCCACCGGTAAAGGTACATTCTCGGTCCGCTCTTTCTATTAGTCTCTTACACAACCATAGAATACTGAATTCCCATGGAGAAAGATATGGAGAAACAAGACGCCTCCCAAAGCggcattttttgtatggacaacaaCATTTGGTAAGATCTTGACGACGGCTAATCTACGGAGACGTAAGGTGATCAagtagattggtgttgcataTGTAGGAAAAATGGTGAAACTGTGGATAAAATTTACTGTTGCATTGTGATGTGGCCGGAACgttatggaatgaagtgttTAATAGAATGGActtagcttgggttatgcctgccaCAGTGACAGAGCTCATGACCAGCTGGATAAATCTCAACGGTGTGGAAAATGGTCCCGATTTATATCATGTGGTGCCTATGGAAGGAGAGAAATGACtggacatttgaagacaaggagcgctcactagaagaacttagattattttttttagcactctttttctttgggcCACAACTGTAGATTTTTGTGGCCTcgatttttatgattttcttgtttctattgcTTCTCTCTAAATAGGTGTGACCTTTTGTGTACTatcttgtgtatttgggctatgcctattcatatcaatataattgtttacttataaaaaaaattaaactatatgaaaaatgattacAAATAAGTAAATAATCATGTAGAATTGCTTTATTGCACGcaccattttgaaaaatatatattaggtaTGTTGGTCATAAATatacatttgtttttttcttttcttagtttTGAAGCAGTTTTGAAGCAGTTTTATATGACTTCAATGCTTGATTCCAAGGTTTTAGTAATTGGCATTTGGAATTTATGACTATTAACTTTTTCATGTAATTTATAGATGAGTGGTTCAAGAATGAAGGTTGCTGGAAGATTCAAACCTTGTGCTCACATGGGCTGTTTTGATCTTGAGGTCTTTGTGGAGCTAAATCAACGTTCTAGAAAGGCAAGCCTCAAATACATGATgggatatttgttttttttttttttttttttgttgttgttgttgttgttgttgttttgggtcCTTTTTATAGTTATTTGTGTGTCTAAATGAACATTGGATTGTGGATGCAGTGGCAATGCCCCATCTGTCTCAAGAACTATGCGTTGGAGAATATCATTATTGATCCTTACTTCAATCGTATTACATCTATGGTATTACCttttttttgcattctgaaattATTTGTCACAAAAACgttgatgagatgaattaacaCTATGTACTTCTCGTGGTACAGATGAAGTACTGTGGAGAAGACGTAACAGAGATTGAGGTGAAGCCTGATGGCTCTTGGCGGGTAAagactaaaaatgaaaatgaacgGAGAGATATGGGTGATCTTGTGCAGTGGCATTTTCCTGATGGTACTATTTGTGTCCCTGATACACCAGTTAGACCGAGAGTGGAAGTGTTGAAGGAGATCAAACATGAAGGTATTTCAGAAGGCCATACTGGTTTGAAACTAGGAATAAGGAAGAATCGTAATGGCTTATGGGAGGTCAGCAAACCAGAAGATATGAACACCTCTTCTGAGAATGTATTACAAGAAAGGTTTGCAAACTATGAGCAGAAAGTTATTCCAATGAGCAGCAGTGCCACCGGAAGTGGTAGGGATGGTGAAGATCAAAGTGTAAATCAGGATGGAGGTGGGAATTTTGACTTTGCTACCCACAATGGGATCGAGATGGATTCAATGTCTTTGAATGTTGATTCAGCATGTGGATTTGCTGGACGTAATTCCTCTGCACCAATAGGGAGTGCAGATGTTATTGTTCTGAGTGACTCAGAAGGAGAGGATGACGTAATAATATCTTCCGGAACTGTCTACAAGAACGATGTTAGTGGGGTAACCTTTTCTGTTCCCCTTTCTGTTCCCCCTTCTGGGATTGCTGAAACATTTCCAGAAGATCCTACTCTTGGTGTGGGTGGAAGTTCATGCTTGGGTCTTTTTAATACTAATGATGATGAATTTGGGATGCCTCTCTGGTCACTACCTCCCGGAACTCAAGCAGGCCCAGGTTTTCAGTTATTTAGTTCTGATGTAGATGTGCCAGATGGCCTAGTCGGTTTGCAGCATGGCTCTATGAATTGTTCTTCCTCAATGAACGGCTATACATTGGCTCCAGATACTGCCATGGGATCTGCTACCCTACTACCAGATCCATCTATTGGTCGCTCTGATGATACTGACATAATTGATGGTTTAGTTGATAATCCCTTGGGTTTTGCTGGGGACGATCCGTCGCTTCAAATATTTCTTCCCACAAGACCTTCAGATGCATCAGTACAGACTGATATGAGAGATCGGGTTGATGTGTCAAATGGTGTTCATACTGAGGATTGGATATCACTTAGTCTTGGGGGTCATGCCAGTGGCAGTAATGGCAAGTCTGCATCTCCAAATGGTTTGAATCCGAGAGAGCAAATATCATCCAAGGAGGGTGCCTTGGATTCTTTGGCAGACACTGGTATGTTCCCATTTGACTTTAATGTAGCTTCAGACTTAATTAAGAGATACATCCTGATAGGCTGTTTGGGGAAATGCTTCAGCTGTGATCTTTTATGCAAGTGCgcgttctctttttttttttttttttttttttttgtgacataACTGGTGTCACTGGTGGAATTTGGTTAGAGAGATTATTCTGGTAGCTTTGGAAATTTTCCTCTAGACATATTTCTCAGGATTTGATACCACATCTTGACATCAGAATGCAACGTTAGTGTTTacttatttatgtatttattttgtgtttttattgtgTGATGTTTTAGCCTGGAATTTTAGAAACTCTTCTGTCTTTGATTTTGGAAGCAGACGATATTGCCTTTTGTCTTGTGCATTTTTCCCTGTTTATTCTTTCTGATAGTTAGGCTGATGTTCTGTCCTCCCTACCGCAGCTTCTTTGCTTCTTGGTATGAATGACGGTAGAACCGACAAGTCAAGCAGACAACGATCAGATAGCCCTTTCTCATTTCCTCGTCAAAAACGTTCTGTAAGGCCGCGATTGTACCTCTCTATTGAATCAGACTCCGAATAGAGAAACTGGACCTATTTTGTCGGCATTTGAACTTTGTCTGGATAGAAAACATAACTTCCAGTGATCCTGTGATCTGTCGCGTAGGTCTTAGGACGAAGTTCAGGATTAGTAGTCAGAATGTGAAGTTCAGGATTAGTAGTCAGAATGTTGACAAACATTTTGGTGTGCATTGATTGGAAGTTTCGAATGTGGTCTAATGATCCATGGCAgaagaaatcaagaaaattgTTATTGCCTAGTGTGAAAACTGTGCTAGCACCTGCAGAAtttgttttctccttttgttaTAACAATTGGTAAGTTACCGGTCTTGTACGTCATTTCCTTATGTTTCTGTTTAGGCTTAATAAGCCGTGCTTCTAATGACAATTGGTTTGACAGGTTCAGTTCATGCTTTTCTGTTCAATCCCCCATTGAAGATCTGCAGGTGCAGTGCTGGTAATTTGTACAGCAGATGGTAATTTTATTCTGGATAGATGGAATTAAACCCATTGGTTTAAAACCTTTGGGTTTTGAAGGGGAGTCCCCCTTAGAAATACATATATCTGCCGATTTGTCTCTGTTTTATAATGAGACCAAATAGCCTGTAAATGTTCATTCGAATCGagctatttatagagaaattcATAGTTTATTCAGATAGACCTTTACTTGAGTGTCGCATATCTGAGAGGCAGACCACCCTGGTGGTTCATCAGGGCCCCCTCCATATCAATAATTTAAGATGATTGATTGTAAGTATCaccctactctctctctctctctctcaagcaaATTGGAACCCCATAAAAGTATGGTTTTGATTTGTGTCATCTACCACCATTTCACAGCAATGGCTTGCAAAACTTGGAAACCTTTCCAATGCTTACTTTTTTCCATCATGAATCGGACAGACTTATCGGTAGCCATGATAAGCCTGATTAATTTCTGAATTTTCGGAAACTGTTTGGATCCGAAATTTTGGAATGTATCGAAACTGAGAATGCCATCTGAATTGATTATACAGTATCCCTTTAAGTCAACTTTATGGCTTCATGTGAACCTTTTCAACCTTTGAGATTGTTAAGAGTCACGATGGGGGAGTTGGGTCTCGGGGGTTTGTTAAAATTGACCGTCTTTTTTAAGTGTTGTTAGAGTCACTAGtgtaaatgattttttcttattctgttaaaagaattttttaaacatccttaactattaataaaaaatatatatttactaataatcaattccttattcattaagaaaaactataaaaaatatatatatgtagagggTACATTTGGTGGGCACATTTAGAAGTCTCCTTTTGAGTTTATAGCTACTCTTGAGAAAGTGTGAATATCAgatcttttaaaataatggcgagaatgaaatatggatcttcgGATGTCATTGTAATTGGATCGATAAGCTTTTGAGTTTAAAGGTAAGATCATGAATTAGGGATGGAAGAGTGTCCGGAAACGAGTTTTAAAGGCAATAGAAAATAGTCTGCCAAAAACACCGCAATAGCTTCAACTCTCTCTAAAATCTATAGAGGGCACTCGAAAGCATCAATGTTCCAAATTGTCAACAAAAGCAACATCGGCAATTTCTTCCAGGAATCAAAAGGAGCATCCAATGAAATTAAACCAATGCTTAAAATGGTGACCTCAATGTTACAAAGAGCATCAAAACAAGCCAAGCTAAACATTGAAAATCGTGGTTCATCACCATGTGAAACAATCTAAGATAAACAAAAGTTCACCTATGATATTCTAAAAGAGAACTTTCCGCTAACAGGTAAGTGATGAAATCGATTGCTACTGAGGTACATTCAATTCCCAGGAGACATCAAAGAATACAAAGCTTCAAGAGTTAAAACTTTATTTCTTAGAACTTAAAATGAAGTGAACAAATAAAGAAATACCATAAAGAAAATACAGGCGGAAAAATAACCAACTTGGTTTCTGTCCACGGTGGGCCCAAtgaccactctctctctctctctctctttcgtaCGGCCATTATGCATCCCTTCTTCAAAGATGAATCAAGGCCATACCTGTGTGCCCAAATTGACGGGTATTCTGGATGGTTCCAAAAGCGCACACTTATTTGTCTTGTGACTTTGGCTTAGAATAGTTACCAAAAAAGACCCTGACTTCGCGAGTGaggaaataaaacttttttgggGCAGcagattttaaaatcacaagAACCATCATTCTTCACTGGCAATGGCTGACTTGGAATGCCTGAAGCTCTCACAACCAGGGCAATTATGCAAGCTCTCATGAATGTAAATGTCACAATCAAGGCAGAAGTGCTGTTTGCACTTTGGGCATTTAACACGAAGGCCAGGTTTGTTTCCTGTGTCAAAATTAGGTAATTGAAAATGGGACATGCCACACACTCAACAGACAAATATAGAACATACAAACttcaggaaagaaaaaaataatcaaggaattttttaaactttaatagCTAGCCACTTCAAAGATTCCAGTAGCTTAGCTTATATTAGTCTatcagttctttctttccttttttttttttttttttataggtattcaaagatattatattcatagaaataggcaaaacctaggtacacatgaagtatacatgaagaaagcctagctagaggttacaataaaaagaagaagatcatagACACTAAGTCCGTTACAAACTATAGCCCCCACCCATAAAAActgacttaaaaaagaaaactttaagctcatccattgttctctcttgatcatTGAAACATctagcatttctctccctccatatacaccaacacatgcatATTGGTGCCAATCTCCAAACTACCGCTACCTAAGAATTGCCGTGTAGTCCTCTCCAGCTTGCGAAGAAATCCACCAATCTacaaggcataacccaagacaatccgactcttgagaaaaaatcatCATCCCACATAACCTTGGCCACCTCGCAGTGtaaaagcagatgatcaacCGACTctccatgcttcttacacatacaacatcaATCTAGGACAATAACCCgtcgtttcctcaaattatttgtagtgagaatcttgtccaaagATTGTAGacaaaaaaagctgcttttgaaggagctttcgtcttccatatgttcttccacgGGAACATAGACATTCTGGAGCTCGTGAGcttttgataaaaagaattgaaagagaaaatacattttttagaatGATTCCAATGCATCTTGTCTCTGGTGTCCCTTGGAATACTTGCGGAATATAATGCCGCAAGAACTCCGTAATAGACTCCAACTCCAAATCTTGGCTGCCCTAATGAAGTTAATATTCCATTGAGGAGTGCCATTTGAAAAGACCAGAAGGTTAGCAATCGATGCCTACTTTACTCTAGCAAGCGCAAAGATGGCAGGGAAAATATCTCGTAGACAATGGTTACCAAACcatatatcaaaccaaaaaggggCACGAGAACCATCGCCCACAACAAAATGTTCATGTCCTTGGAAGGTCCCCCAAAGGCtcctaatgtttttccacaaacccactccaTGAGTTCCTCATACTTCATTcgaacaccatcctccccaagctTCCCCAAACTAAGAATCTATAACAGACTTCCATAAGACCTCCATTTCATTTTGGTACCTTAACAACCACTTACCCAAAAGAGGttgattgaatttcatcaagtgGCGAATCCCCAACCCTCCCCCAGAAATTGGGGTACAAACTGTTGACGAATTAACCAAgtggaatttgaactcttcccccataccactccataagaaatccctTTGTCGCTTCTCAATGCGGTTAGCCACCTTTGTGGGAAGCGggaataaagacaaaaaataggCGGGTAAGTTTGAAAGAAAGCTTTTAACCAAAGTCaacctaccacctttcgacaagtatAGCCTCTTCCAAGTAGCCAATCTACGCTCCACCCTTTCGACTACATCATTCTAAATCCTTTTAGATTTAAATGAGGCACCTGTCGTTcccctggtttctcttcctccgatTAACGATATAACGGGTTCAACAGCAGATTGGATTCTGAATAAAGATAATGGGTTTCTACAAACCCTAGgactttcatatggagaacaaggagaatatgaagaccaatttaaagcaccACTTACTGCAATCGAGGTGAGTCACAGGCTTGAAACCAAAGGGTGTTAAAGAATCtatcttgggca encodes:
- the LOC121239278 gene encoding E3 SUMO-protein ligase SIZ1-like, which translates into the protein MDLVASCKDKLAYFRIKELKDVLTQLGISKQGKKQNLVDRILAVLSEEQVLKMGPKNGVGKEQVAKLVDDIFRKMQVSGATDLASKGQGISDSSNVIVKGEIDDQFQSDTKFRCLCGNSLESESMIKCEDPRCHVWQHIGCVIIMEKPTEVNPQVPDLFYCELCRLSRADPFWVTVANPLYPLKLTTSIIPTDGTNPVQSLEKTFQLTRADKDLLAKQEYDVQAWCMLLNDKVPFRMQWPQYADLQVNGMPVRAINRPGSQLLGANGRDDGPIITSYTKDGINKIFLSGCDTRIFCVGVRIVKRRTVHQILSMIPKESDGERFEDSLSRVCRLGGGTATDNADSDSDVEVVADYFGVNLRCPMSGSRMKVAGRFKPCAHMGCFDLEVFVELNQRSRKWQCPICLKNYALENIIIDPYFNRITSMMKYCGEDVTEIEVKPDGSWRVKTKNENERRDMGDLVQWHFPDGTICVPDTPVRPRVEVLKEIKHEGISEGHTGLKLGIRKNRNGLWEVSKPEDMNTSSENVLQERFANYEQKVIPMSSSATGSGRDGEDQSVNQDGGGNFDFATHNGIEMDSMSLNVDSACGFAGRNSSAPIGSADVIVLSDSEGEDDVIISSGTVYKNDVSGVTFSVPLSVPPSGIAETFPEDPTLGVGGSSCLGLFNTNDDEFGMPLWSLPPGTQAGPGFQLFSSDVDVPDGLVGLQHGSMNCSSSMNGYTLAPDTAMGSATLLPDPSIGRSDDTDIIDGLVDNPLGFAGDDPSLQIFLPTRPSDASVQTDMRDRVDVSNGVHTEDWISLSLGGHASGSNGKSASPNGLNPREQISSKEGALDSLADTASLLLGMNDGRTDKSSRQRSDSPFSFPRQKRSVRPRLYLSIESDSE